The Cyanobacterium sp. HL-69 genome segment TCTAAATCAATTCTGCGTGACCATGTGTTGGAGTCTAAAAATTTGAGTGGCTCTGGTTTACCAATACCTTCAAACGGTGATTTCATAATAGCTTCAATTAAATCAAGAATTTTATTTGCTTTTGTTTTATCCGTACGATACCACCATGCTAAATCCTCTCGAAAACGAGGATGAAAAACTGGAAACAGTGACTTTACTTCTATAGACTCACTTTTAGTCGCTTTTTGTTGTTCTTTCCGATTGTTTTTCTTTCTACCTTTCAATCCCTAATTCCCCACATAAATCATCCACCGTATGAGGAGAAGGAGGTTGTTGTTTATCCCATTGTTTAGAATCTTCTAAGGCTTCTAATAGTCTTTGAGCGTTGGAGGGAGATCTCAATAAATAAACAGTTTCCAATAAACTTGATAAATCCTCAGCACTGATAAGAGCAATATCTTTATGCCCACGACGTTTGATAACAGCTATACTGTTGTCATTTTCTACTTCATTGAGTAAACTGGCTAAATTTTCCCGTGCTTGAGTATAACTGGTTTCTATGGAAAACATATTTAATCAACCTGTCCAGTAATTCTGTACATATTTGTTTTTCCTAGTTTACCTCAAATTGGGGTAAAGGGGTAAAGCTAGGGAAAGTGTAGAAATGGCAAAGTAAATTAATAGAAGTTCCGAATATACTAAAGTATTGGCACTTCTTTCTATTTTTCTTCTAAACTTTGGGTTTATCTGATGAAATCTTGACAATAAAGAGTAAAAAGTTCCGACACCATCGAAAATCAGCCCTTTTTGATACACACACACAAAATAAATACTATATTACCCTTATCTGAATAGTTATATCTTCATAAGGGTAAACATCCAAACGCCAGAATGCATTAGCTCCGATAGTTATTCGTTCTTCAACATCAATACCTGCTTGACCTTGTTGTTGAAAAGGAGGACTACTACTACGCAAACGCCAATTAAAAGCAGAGGACGGTGAAATCAAACCATAGGTTCTTCCCAAAGTTAAAAAAGAACCTCGAGCAACCCTTGTCCAACTATCTTTAGGACAATCTATCACAGTTGTTCTTCGCCTTGCCATAATTATTTCTCCGTATCTATAAATTTATAGGTTTTCAGATTTTTAAATGATTTAAGCACTTGATATGCAGAATCAATACTAATTTGACGTTCAAAAATTATTAACATTTTCTCAATTAAATCAGATTCACCTTCAATAGGAAAAATATCAGGTGTTAAAAAAGTTTTAGCATTCTTAAAATTTACAATATGTCCACCTAAATCTAAATAATTATCAGAGTCTTTAAAA includes the following:
- a CDS encoding toxin-antitoxin sytem YoeB family toxin component encodes the protein MKGRKKNNRKEQQKATKSESIEVKSLFPVFHPRFREDLAWWYRTDKTKANKILDLIEAIMKSPFEGIGKPEPLKFLDSNTWSRRIDLEHRLVYRVTEERIDFLQARYHYEKY
- a CDS encoding toxin-antitoxin system YefM family antidote component, which translates into the protein MFSIETSYTQARENLASLLNEVENDNSIAVIKRRGHKDIALISAEDLSSLLETVYLLRSPSNAQRLLEALEDSKQWDKQQPPSPHTVDDLCGELGIER